In a genomic window of Zootoca vivipara chromosome 5, rZooViv1.1, whole genome shotgun sequence:
- the A1CF gene encoding APOBEC1 complementation factor isoform X2: MESNQKSGDGLAGTQKEATLRTLMQRTGYSLIQENGQRKYGGPPPGWDGPPPERGCEIFIGKLPRDLFEDELIPLCEKIGKIYEMRMMMDFNGNNRGYAFVTFSNKQEAKNAIRQLNNYEIRNGRLLGVCASVDNCRLFVGGIPKTKRREEILAEMRKVTDGVIDVIVYPSAADKAKNRGFAFVEYGSHRAAAMARRKLLPGRIQLWGHPIAVDWAEPEVEVDEDTMSSVKILYVRNLMLSTTEETIEKEFNNIKPGSVERVKKIRDYAFVHFNNREDAVEAMKVLNGKVVDGSPIEVTLAKPVDKDSYVRYTRGTGGRGTVLPEYTYTFGHVYDPTAAYLGAPVFYAPQAYAAIPNLHFPAVKGHLTNRGIIRPPSIRGAAGVRGLGGRGYLANPALGRAYQLKGEKRGEDKLYDLLPGMELTPMNHGSLKPQGIKLAPQILEEICQKNNWGQPVYQLHSAIGQDQRQLFLYKITIPALASQNPTMHPFTPSKLSAYVDEAKTYAAEYTLQTLGISIEGTEAPAATATFPGYIANATAAVTATQLKQAVTLGQDLATYTTYEAYPAFAVATRSDGYGAF; the protein is encoded by the exons ATGGAATCAAATCAAAAATCCGGGGATGGATTGGCCGGCACACAGAAAGAAGCAACCCTCCGCACATTAATGCAGCGCACGGGATATAGTTTGATTCAG GAAAATGGCCAAAGGAAATATGGAGGGCCGCCACCAGGCTGGGATGGACCACCACCAGAAAGAGGCTGTGAGATTTTCATTGGAAAATTACCCCGTGACCTCTTTGAAGACGAACTCATCCCGTTATGTGAAAAA ATTGGAAAAATCTATGAAATGCGGATGATGATGGACTTCAATGGAAACAACAGGGGATATGCTTTTGTGACATTCTCTAACAAACAGGAGGCCAAAAATGCAATCAGGCAACTGAATAATTATGAAATTAG GAATGGTCGACTCCTAGGGGTTTGTGCCAGTGTAGACAACTGCCGTTTATTTGTAGGAGGAATCCCGAAAACGAAGAGGAGGGAAGAAATTTTGGCAGAGATGAGGAAAGTTACAGATGGGGTCATTGATGTCATTGTATATCCCAGCGCTGCCGATAAAGCCAAGAATCGTGGTTTCGCTTTTGTGGAATATGGAAGCCATCGGGCAGCAGCTATGGCAAGGCGGAAACTGCTGCCAG GAAGGATACAATTATGGGGACATCCCATAGCTGTAGACTGGGCAGAGCCAGAGGTTGAGGTTGATGAAGATACAATGTCATCAGTCAAAATCCTCTATGTGCGAAATCTTATGTTATCAACCACGGAAGAGACAATTGAAAAAGAATTCAACAATATTAAACCag GGTCAGTGGAACGGGTAAAGAAAATAAGAGACTATGCATTTGTTCACTTTAATAACAGAGAAGATGCTGTTGAAGCCATGAAAGTGTTAAATGGGAAG gtagTGGATGGCTCTCCCATTGAAGTCACATTAGCCAAGCCAGTAGACAAAGACAGCTATGTTAGATACACCAGAGGCACAGGAGGGCGAGGAACAGTGTTGCCAGAATATACTTATACATTTGGGCACGTATATGATCCTACTGCAGCCTATCTGGGAGCCCCAGTATTCTATGCACCTCAAGCCTATGCTGCTATTCCCAACCTTCATTTTCCCGCTGTGAAAGGACATCTCACCAACAGGGGGATTATCAGGCCACCATCCATTAGAG GGGCTGCCGGAGTTAGAGGACTAGGAGGACGTGGCTACTTGGCCAACCCTGCCCTGGGTCGTGCATACCAGCtcaagggagaaaaaagaggggaggacAAGCTCTACGACCTTTTGCCAGGAATGGAGCTTACACCAATGAATCATGGCAGTTTAAAACCGCAAGGAATCAAACTTGCTCCACAG ATATTAGAAGAGATCTGCCAGAAGAATAACTGGGGACAGCCAGTCTACCAACTTCATTCTGCCATTGGACAAGACCAAAGACAGCTGTTCTTGTACAAAATCACCATTCCTGCCCTTGCCAGTCAAAATCCAACTAT GCATCCCTTCACACCATCCAAGCTAAGTGCCTATGTAGATGAAGCCAAAACATACGCAGCAGAATATACTCTTCAGACCTTGGGCATTTCCATTGAAGGAACAGAGGCCCCTGCAGCTACAGCAACTTTCCCAG GATACATTGCTAATGCAACTGCCGCAGTGACAGCTACTCAGCTCAAGCAAGCAGTGACTCTGGGACAAGATTTGGCAACCTACACAACCTACGAAGCTTACCCAGCATTTGCCGTAGCTACTCGGAGTGATGGATATGGAGCAttctaa
- the A1CF gene encoding APOBEC1 complementation factor isoform X1, whose product MESNQKSGDGLAGTQKEATLRTLMQRTGYSLIQENGQRKYGGPPPGWDGPPPERGCEIFIGKLPRDLFEDELIPLCEKIGKIYEMRMMMDFNGNNRGYAFVTFSNKQEAKNAIRQLNNYEIRNGRLLGVCASVDNCRLFVGGIPKTKRREEILAEMRKVTDGVIDVIVYPSAADKAKNRGFAFVEYGSHRAAAMARRKLLPGRIQLWGHPIAVDWAEPEVEVDEDTMSSVKILYVRNLMLSTTEETIEKEFNNIKPGSVERVKKIRDYAFVHFNNREDAVEAMKVLNGKVVDGSPIEVTLAKPVDKDSYVRYTRGTGGRGTVLPEYTYTFGHVYDPTAAYLGAPVFYAPQAYAAIPNLHFPAVKGHLTNRGIIRPPSIREIYMNVPVGAAGVRGLGGRGYLANPALGRAYQLKGEKRGEDKLYDLLPGMELTPMNHGSLKPQGIKLAPQILEEICQKNNWGQPVYQLHSAIGQDQRQLFLYKITIPALASQNPTMHPFTPSKLSAYVDEAKTYAAEYTLQTLGISIEGTEAPAATATFPGYIANATAAVTATQLKQAVTLGQDLATYTTYEAYPAFAVATRSDGYGAF is encoded by the exons ATGGAATCAAATCAAAAATCCGGGGATGGATTGGCCGGCACACAGAAAGAAGCAACCCTCCGCACATTAATGCAGCGCACGGGATATAGTTTGATTCAG GAAAATGGCCAAAGGAAATATGGAGGGCCGCCACCAGGCTGGGATGGACCACCACCAGAAAGAGGCTGTGAGATTTTCATTGGAAAATTACCCCGTGACCTCTTTGAAGACGAACTCATCCCGTTATGTGAAAAA ATTGGAAAAATCTATGAAATGCGGATGATGATGGACTTCAATGGAAACAACAGGGGATATGCTTTTGTGACATTCTCTAACAAACAGGAGGCCAAAAATGCAATCAGGCAACTGAATAATTATGAAATTAG GAATGGTCGACTCCTAGGGGTTTGTGCCAGTGTAGACAACTGCCGTTTATTTGTAGGAGGAATCCCGAAAACGAAGAGGAGGGAAGAAATTTTGGCAGAGATGAGGAAAGTTACAGATGGGGTCATTGATGTCATTGTATATCCCAGCGCTGCCGATAAAGCCAAGAATCGTGGTTTCGCTTTTGTGGAATATGGAAGCCATCGGGCAGCAGCTATGGCAAGGCGGAAACTGCTGCCAG GAAGGATACAATTATGGGGACATCCCATAGCTGTAGACTGGGCAGAGCCAGAGGTTGAGGTTGATGAAGATACAATGTCATCAGTCAAAATCCTCTATGTGCGAAATCTTATGTTATCAACCACGGAAGAGACAATTGAAAAAGAATTCAACAATATTAAACCag GGTCAGTGGAACGGGTAAAGAAAATAAGAGACTATGCATTTGTTCACTTTAATAACAGAGAAGATGCTGTTGAAGCCATGAAAGTGTTAAATGGGAAG gtagTGGATGGCTCTCCCATTGAAGTCACATTAGCCAAGCCAGTAGACAAAGACAGCTATGTTAGATACACCAGAGGCACAGGAGGGCGAGGAACAGTGTTGCCAGAATATACTTATACATTTGGGCACGTATATGATCCTACTGCAGCCTATCTGGGAGCCCCAGTATTCTATGCACCTCAAGCCTATGCTGCTATTCCCAACCTTCATTTTCCCGCTGTGAAAGGACATCTCACCAACAGGGGGATTATCAGGCCACCATCCATTAGAG AAATTTACATGAATGTACCTGTAGGGGCTGCCGGAGTTAGAGGACTAGGAGGACGTGGCTACTTGGCCAACCCTGCCCTGGGTCGTGCATACCAGCtcaagggagaaaaaagaggggaggacAAGCTCTACGACCTTTTGCCAGGAATGGAGCTTACACCAATGAATCATGGCAGTTTAAAACCGCAAGGAATCAAACTTGCTCCACAG ATATTAGAAGAGATCTGCCAGAAGAATAACTGGGGACAGCCAGTCTACCAACTTCATTCTGCCATTGGACAAGACCAAAGACAGCTGTTCTTGTACAAAATCACCATTCCTGCCCTTGCCAGTCAAAATCCAACTAT GCATCCCTTCACACCATCCAAGCTAAGTGCCTATGTAGATGAAGCCAAAACATACGCAGCAGAATATACTCTTCAGACCTTGGGCATTTCCATTGAAGGAACAGAGGCCCCTGCAGCTACAGCAACTTTCCCAG GATACATTGCTAATGCAACTGCCGCAGTGACAGCTACTCAGCTCAAGCAAGCAGTGACTCTGGGACAAGATTTGGCAACCTACACAACCTACGAAGCTTACCCAGCATTTGCCGTAGCTACTCGGAGTGATGGATATGGAGCAttctaa